One genomic region from Apodemus sylvaticus chromosome 1, mApoSyl1.1, whole genome shotgun sequence encodes:
- the LOC127683903 gene encoding pregnancy-specific glycoprotein 22-like, translating into MEVSSEHLDKGCNPWRRLLLTASLLTCCLLPTIAQVTVEYSPSHVVEGENVVLRVDNLPENLLAIVWYKEEIDSRQGIILYSLAYDLLVTGRVHSGRERLSRNGSLWIENVTQEDTGFYILQTIREPGKIVSNVPVYIQVHSSRYICGRPSPPVQPTVESVPPSVAEGGSILLLVHNLPEHLQSFFWYKGLIVFNKVEIARYRTAKNSSELGPAHSGRETVFSNGSLLLQNVTWKDTGFYTLRTLNMHKKMELAHFYLQVDTSLSLCCDPLTSAQLTIEPVPGHAAEGGSVLLQVRNLPEDLQTFSWYKGVYSTEAFKIAEYSVATKSISSGRAHSRREKGYTNGSLLLQNVTEKDSGLYTLVTTDSNFKIETAHVQVNVHKLATQPFMRATASSIRVQSSVVFTCFSDITGVSIRWLFNNHSLQLTERMTLSPSKCQLRIHAVREEDAGAYQCEAFNPVSSKPSLPVSLVVTKE; encoded by the exons ATGGAGGTGTCCTCTGAGCATCTTGACAAGGGCTGTAATCCCTGGAGGAGGCTCCTGCTCACAG cctccctcttaacctgctgcctcctgcccaCCATTGCACAAGTCACCGTGGAATATTCACCATCCCACGTGGTTGAAGGAGAAAATGTTGTTCTACGTGTTGACAATCTTCCAGAGAATCTTCTAGCCATTGTCTGGTACAAAGAGGAGATAGACTCGAGGCAAGGAATTATACTGTATTCGCTGGCCTATGACCTACTTGTGACGGGGCGTGTGCACAGTGGTAGAGAGAGATTGTCCAGAAATGGGTCCCTGTGGATCGAAAATGTCACCCAGGAGGACACAGGATTCTACATTCTTCAAACCATAAGGGAACCTGGAAAAATTGTATCAAATGTACCCGTGTACATCCAAGTGCACT CCTCTCGCTACATCTGCGGCCGTCCATCTCCACCTGTACAGCCCACTGTTGAGTCAGTGCCGCCCAGCGTTGCTGAGGGGGGAAGCATTCTTCTCCTTGTTCACAATCTTCCAGAGCATCTTCAGTCCTTCTTCTGGTACAAAGGGCTGATTGTATTCAACAAGGTTGAGATTGCCCGCTACAGAACAGCCAAGAATTCAAGTGAGCTGGGCCCTGCCCACAGTGGTCGAGAAACGGTGTTCAGCAATGGCTCCCTGTTGCTGCAGAATGTCACCTGGAAAGACACGGGATTCTACACCCTACGAACTCTGAATATGCATAAGAAAATGGAATTAGCACACTTTTACCTCCAGGTGGACA cctccctttccttGTGCTGTGACCCTCTCACCTCTGCCCAACTCACGATCGAGCCAGTGCCAGGACATGCTGCTGAAGGGGGCAGTGTTCTTCTCCAGGTCCGTAATCTGCCAGAAGATCTGCAAACCTTTTCCTGGTACAAAGGAGTGTATAGCACTGAGGCCTTTAAAATTGCAGAATACAGCGTAGCGACGAAGTCCATCTCTAGCGGCCGTGCGcacagcagaagagagaaagggtaCACCAATGGATCCCTGCTGCTCCAGAATGTCACGGAGAAGGACTCGGGCTTGTACACACTCGTAACGACAGACAGCAATTTCAAAATTGAAACAGCACATGTACAAGTCAACGTGCACA AGCTTGCCACACAGCCTTTCATGAGAGCCACGGCCAGCAGCATCAGAGTGCAGAGCTCAGTGGTCTTCACTTGCTTCTCAGACATCACTGGGGTCTCCATCCGTTGGCTCTTCAATAATCACAGTCTGCAGCTCACAGAGAGGATGACCCTGTCCCCGTCAAAGTGCCAACTCAGGATCCATGCTGTCAGGGAGGAGGATGCTGGAGCGTATCAATGTGAGGCCTTCAACCCAGTCAGCTCGAAGCCCAGTCTCCCTGTCAGCCTGGTGGTGACGAAGGAGTGA